In Excalfactoria chinensis isolate bCotChi1 chromosome 5, bCotChi1.hap2, whole genome shotgun sequence, a single genomic region encodes these proteins:
- the DNAJC17 gene encoding dnaJ homolog subfamily C member 17: MAVDKDLLELDLYGLLGVGEKASEKEVKKAYRQKALTCHPDKNPDNPQAAEVFHQLSQALAVLTDAAARAAYDKVRKAKKQAAERTQKLDEKRKKVKLDLEAREREAQTRDSEEEEIRITRTLEQEIIRLREEGSRQLEEQQRLIREQIQLERQQRIQGNRVGNGAEGQITPKLKLKWKCRKEDETGGGYSKEVLLRILQKYGDVLNLLISSRKAGSAVVEFATVKAAEMALKNEVGLTDNPLKISWLEGQPRNNPSSVLSDSSGQHRTSQASVVSERDYESLVMMRMRQAAERQKLIAQLKQEDEEESHT, from the exons ATGGCGGTCGATAAGGACTTGCTGGAGTTGGATCTGTACGGCCTGCTGGGGGTCGGCGAGAAGGCGTCGGAGAAGGAG GTTAAGAAAGCATACCGCCAGAAGGCCCTGACTTGTCACCCAGATAAGAACCCAGATAATCCCCAAGCAG CGGAAGTCTTCCACCAGCTGTCTCAGGCCTTAGCTGTTCTGACAGATGCAGCAGCAAGG GCGGCATATGACAAAGTGAGAAAAGCCAAAAAGCAAGCGGCAGAAAGGACACAAAAGCTTGATGAGAAGCGAAAGAAAGTAAAGCTTG atcttGAAGCCAGGGAACGAGAAGCCCAGACCCGTGACAGTGAAGAGGAGGAGATCCGGATAACGAGGACCTTAGAACAAGAA ATAATACGGTTGCGTGAAGAAGGCTCTCGTCAGCTTGAAGAGCAGCAGAGACTCATTCGAGAGCAGATCCAGCTTGAAAGACAGCAGCGTATCCAAG GCAACCGAGTAGGAAATGGAGCAGAAGGCCAAATAACTCCCAAACTCAAA ctaaaatggaaatgcaggaaagaagATGAGACAGGAGGGGGATACTCAAAAGAAGTTCTACTGCGGATTCTGCAGAAG TATGGCGATGTGCTAAATTTGTTGATCTCCAGTAGGAAGGCTGGGAGTGCAGTCGTGGAATTTGCTACTGTTAAAGCTGCC GAAATGGCTTTGAAGAATGAAGTTGGCCTGACAGATAATCCTCTGAAGATTTCCTGGCTGGAAGGCCAGCCCCGGAACAATCCCAGCAGTGTCCTTTCTGACAGCAGTGGTCAGCATAGGACTTCACAG GCATCTGTGGTCTCCGAGCGGGATTACGAGAGCTTGGTGATGATGCGGATGCGccaagcagcagagaggcagaagtTGATTGCACAGCTCAAgcaggaagatgaggaagaatcTCACACCTAG
- the C5H15orf62 gene encoding uncharacterized protein C15orf62 homolog, mitochondrial, which yields MDTWRRGSIKSTTFFRRFSLRRHKKLGNQVIILNKNSHTLDSDGQCQKRECLRDLKDKSDYLSCQSEQNLAKAQAPPKPPRLYLDSSSCPNIIDHTDSHSDVSFSGTSHQYNKATQTQFHKDQATDCVTSETGSQNSTTLSDLSDPFLSFKVDLGLSLLEDVLQTLRKQNPRDYAI from the coding sequence ATGGATACTTGGCGGAGAGGATCCATTAAATCCACAACGTTCTTCAGACGTTTCTCACTCAGGAGACACAAAAAGCTGGGCAACCAGGTCATTATCTTGAACAAGAACAGCCACACACTGGACAGCGATGGACAGTGCCAGAAGAGGGAATGCTTGAGGGATCTGAAGGACAAGTCTGATTACCTGTCATGTCAGAGTGAGCAAAACCTGGCCAAGGCACAAGCACCTCCTAAGCCTCCCCGGCTGTACCTGGACAGCTCTAGCTGCCCTAACATCATTGATCACACGGATTCCCACTCTGATGTCTCCTTTTCTGGTACTTCTCATCAATACAACAAAGCCACTCAAACGCAGTTCCACAAGGACCAGGCTACAGACTGCGTGACTTCAGAGACTGGTTCCCAGAAcagcaccactctttctgaTCTGTCCGATCCTTTCCTGTCCTTCAAAGTGGATTTGGGGCTATCACTTCTCGAGGATGTTCTGCAGACCCTCAGGAAACAGAATCCTAGAGATTATGCCATTTGA
- the GCHFR gene encoding GTP cyclohydrolase 1 feedback regulatory protein, with amino-acid sequence MPYLLISTQIRMEVGPTMVGDEHSDPNLMQFLGATKRNMLGNHFWEYYVNDAPRVVLNKLESCGYRVVSMTGVGQTLVWCLHKE; translated from the exons ATGCCGTACCTCCTCATCAGCACACAGATCCGCATG GAAGTCGGCCCCACCATGGTGGGAGATGAGCACTCGGATCCCAACCTGATGCAGTTCCTGGGGGCCACAAAGAGGAACATGCTTGGGAACCACTT CTGGGAGTACTACGTGAACGATGCACCGCGGGTAGTCCTGAACAAGCTGGAGAGCTGTGGTTACCGGGTGGTGAGCATGACGGGTGTGGGCCAGACGTTGGTGTGGTGCCTCCACAAGGAATAG